The following is a genomic window from Thiomicrorhabdus sp..
GAAGATAAATCCTTGTTTCTCGCAGAAATGCGCGACGTACGACCTTTAAAGAGTACGGATCGAATCCGAACCGATGATCCGTCGATACGCAAAAAACGTCAGGGACAAGAACTGCGGCGACTACGCCGCAAACAGCAAAACGGCCATCAAGAACGGCTGAATTATCAGCTTGTGGATCGCGATGAATTTGTGGAACCGGTCAGCGCGCATCAATCCTTGATGTTTGCGCAAAAAGGCGTTCGTCTCCAAGACATCACTGCATTGAAAAAAGGCGAGTTTGCCCTTCAGGCTGAACTCGATCTGCACGGAGAAACACTGGAAAATGCCGAAGTCAGGTTATTAGAGTTTATAAAAGCGTGTCTCATCGAAAAATTACGCTATGTCCGCATCATTCACGGCAAAGGGTATCATTCCGACCAGCAACAGCCTTTATTAAAGAACATGGTCAATCGCCGCCTGCGATTATCCCCCTGGATACTTGCCTTCAGCAGTGCGCCGCAAAAAGACGGCGGTGCCGGCGCCGTCAACGCTCTGTTGAAAAAACAATAACACCGCCTACCGAACTTCGGTACCGGCTTGCTCCAAAGATTCGCTTTGTTCCGGGGGTAATTCCCCCGCCTGCAATTCAATGACCTGCACAAATACCTCGTCTCTCTTCACCATGCCAAGAGTTTGTCTGGCAATGGTTTCGATCGCCTGATCATTGTTTTGCAAAGCTTCAACCTCAGCCTTTAAACGCGCATTAACCAATCGTTGTTCTTCAAGAGAGGCTTCCAGCTTATTTAGCTGCTCGTTTAACGAAACAAGCTCGCCGACCCCTCCATTGGAAGAGAGCAAACGAGCTTCGATCAAAAACAGAATCAGGGCCAAGGCGATAAAAAGCGTTTTCACACCAACCCCTGAAAAAGCTTACTTAAGGT
Proteins encoded in this region:
- a CDS encoding Smr/MutS family protein; translated protein: MTDEDKSLFLAEMRDVRPLKSTDRIRTDDPSIRKKRQGQELRRLRRKQQNGHQERLNYQLVDRDEFVEPVSAHQSLMFAQKGVRLQDITALKKGEFALQAELDLHGETLENAEVRLLEFIKACLIEKLRYVRIIHGKGYHSDQQQPLLKNMVNRRLRLSPWILAFSSAPQKDGGAGAVNALLKKQ
- a CDS encoding septum formation initiator family protein produces the protein MKTLFIALALILFLIEARLLSSNGGVGELVSLNEQLNKLEASLEEQRLVNARLKAEVEALQNNDQAIETIARQTLGMVKRDEVFVQVIELQAGELPPEQSESLEQAGTEVR